In Thermococcus sp. EP1, the genomic stretch ATGCCCTTTATGGCCACTATGTAGCCCTTGTCTATTAATTCCGCAGCCCTTTTTAAAGGATCACCTGTTATCTCTTCCCCCTCATTAGTGTAAAGACGATAGCTTGGCCCACACACAGGACAACAAACTGGCTCAGCGTGATATCTTCTATTCAACGGATCCTTATACTCGCTCTCACAGTAATCACACATATCAAATTCTCTCATGGTTGTGTTAATTCTATCATAAGGGAGATCTTCGATTATAGTAAATCTAGGCCCACAGTTAGTACACACTATGAACGGATACATATAGCGCTTATCCGACGGGTCAAAAAGCTCTCTGAGACAGTCATCACATATACTAACATCCGGAGGTATAACTGAATCGCCTCCTCCCCCACCGTTGGAACTCTTCTCAATGTAAAACCTATCAAAGCCTTGAAGTGGAAGTTCTTTTGTTCTTATCTTTTCCACTCTCGCTAGAGGAGGTGCCTTATCCTTAAGAGCTTTTAAAAACGCCCTTATATCCTCCTCCTTACCTTCAACAACAATCTCAACTCCCGCATCACCAAGATTTTTAACATATCCTCTCAAGCTGTGTTCATGAGCGATTCTATAGATGAAGGGCCTGAAACCAACCCCCTGAACAATTCCCTCAACGTGAATGTGATAGGTTTTCACTACTCCCACCTATTCCAAAATCGAAAAAAGGGCATTTATACCTTTTCAAAACCAAAAGTTAAAAACTAATGAAGAGTTTTTAACCCAAGGTTGCTAGACTAAAGGTTTAACCAACAAAAAGACTAAAACGGCCAAAAAGGATATTTAAACGGTGCATCCAGCTATGTATATCATCGTAGTTTACGATGTGAGCGTTTCTCGAGTGAATAAGGTGAAAAAAGTCACGTTAGCCGAATATGAGAGAATTAAAAAAGGAATTAAGGAACTTATTAATGAAAATGAAGATTCCGTGATTATTTACAAGTTAAGGTCAAGGCCAAAAAGAAAGAATCTAGGAATAGAGAAAAATCCAGTTGAGGATATTATTTAAAGCATATTGACTTGAAAATACAGTTTTTGCATTCCCATTCAAACCGTGGTTTTGGATCTTTGGGAAGTTCTCCATTTTCCATGGATTCAATAAGTTTAATAATATCTCTAGCTCTCTTCAAGAACCCCTTAAATGCCCTTAAGTCCTTTTTGATCTCCAGCTTTTTCCATGGGATTAATTCATTATGTCGAAATATCCAGAGATGTCCAAATTCTGCATCAGGGAGCATATTTAGATACGCATTCAACTGCTCTGTATAAGCGTTTAACACGCTCTCCTCATCAACCTCATCCAGATTCTCAGGAATCTTCTCATAAGACCAATCACTAAGGAACTTAAACTCGAACACGTGCTCCCCTATTACAAGATCGATCCTACCAGTTAGAAGCCATCCATCCCCCAACTCATATGAGACTTCTTTTTCTATCTCAGGAGTAGCCTCAATATCACCCTGCAGATATGGCCATGAATCTTTGATAAGCCCTAAAAGGCCCATGTGGAGTACCTGGCCTAGTATCCTTTCCTTATTTTTCTCTCCAAAAAATCTAACGTCGTACCGAGTGGTTAAAGCTGCTTTCAAAGGACAAAAAGAAACAGAAGTCACTCTGATGGTTCTTTTAGGCCCCCTGATATTTCCATACTTAAGGAGGTTTTCCAGCCGTTTTCCAAACTCTTCTATGTTCTCCACCCCCTAAAACCACGCCACTAAGGGGTTATATTCCTGAGTTCCAACAAGATGCTTAATTAATTTATATGCCTCAAGTTTTATTAGCCTTTGCTTGGTGACGTTTTTCTTTAGTCTTAGATGCCTCACGCTCTTTCTCATTTCTCCATTAATTGCTTTCAAAACGATCTTCTTGCCCTCATCGTTAAGCAAAACTCCATTCAGATC encodes the following:
- a CDS encoding CRISPR-associated protein Cas2, with protein sequence MYIIVVYDVSVSRVNKVKKVTLAEYERIKKGIKELINENEDSVIIYKLRSRPKRKNLGIEKNPVEDII
- a CDS encoding PD-(D/E)XK nuclease family protein, producing MENIEEFGKRLENLLKYGNIRGPKRTIRVTSVSFCPLKAALTTRYDVRFFGEKNKERILGQVLHMGLLGLIKDSWPYLQGDIEATPEIEKEVSYELGDGWLLTGRIDLVIGEHVFEFKFLSDWSYEKIPENLDEVDEESVLNAYTEQLNAYLNMLPDAEFGHLWIFRHNELIPWKKLEIKKDLRAFKGFLKRARDIIKLIESMENGELPKDPKPRFEWECKNCIFKSICFK